A genomic window from Halodesulfovibrio sp. includes:
- a CDS encoding class I SAM-dependent methyltransferase — protein sequence MSKSSEAQSHLYQLLEDINNKPEPFEFYTAEELWTDEHTSMKMLECHLNDSVDLSSRNKDFIVRSVQWIVSHFGINMGTSIADFGCGPGLYTTLLAENGADVTGIDFSKRSIAHARMVADKKDLNIEYIRKNYLEFETKKRFDLIMMIFCDYCALSPVQRKTLLATFREQLKPDGAVLLDVYSLTEFDKKEEITTYELNQYDHFWSPEKYYAFLNTFKYTNEKITLDKYTILEETRCRVVYNWLQYFNQELLKNEFEENGFIVEEFYSDVAGSPFSSESPEIAVIARKVK from the coding sequence ATGTCAAAAAGTAGTGAAGCACAGTCGCATCTATATCAACTTTTGGAAGACATTAATAACAAGCCTGAACCGTTTGAGTTCTATACAGCGGAAGAGTTGTGGACTGATGAGCATACGTCGATGAAAATGCTTGAATGCCACTTAAACGATTCTGTTGACCTGTCGTCCCGAAACAAAGATTTTATTGTCCGCTCTGTGCAATGGATAGTGTCTCATTTTGGAATAAATATGGGCACAAGTATTGCTGATTTTGGGTGCGGGCCGGGTTTGTATACAACCTTGCTTGCTGAGAATGGCGCTGATGTTACAGGAATTGACTTTTCAAAGAGATCAATCGCACATGCTAGAATGGTTGCGGATAAAAAAGATCTGAATATTGAGTATATCCGGAAAAATTATCTAGAGTTTGAAACGAAAAAAAGGTTCGATCTCATCATGATGATTTTCTGTGATTACTGTGCATTGAGTCCTGTCCAAAGGAAAACGTTACTTGCTACGTTTCGTGAGCAGTTGAAGCCTGACGGAGCAGTGTTACTAGATGTGTATTCCTTAACTGAGTTCGATAAAAAAGAGGAAATTACAACATATGAGCTAAATCAGTACGATCATTTTTGGTCGCCTGAAAAATATTATGCATTCCTGAACACGTTTAAATATACCAACGAGAAAATTACCTTAGATAAATACACAATACTCGAAGAAACGAGATGCCGTGTTGTCTACAATTGGCTTCAATACTTCAATCAAGAGTTGTTAAAGAACGAGTTTGAAGAAAACGGATTTATCGTCGAAGAATTCTATTCTGATGTTGCAGGCTCACCTTTTTCTTCTGAATCACCTGAGATCGCGGTAATTGCGAGAAAAGTGAAATAG